Proteins encoded together in one Flavobacterium keumense window:
- a CDS encoding single-stranded DNA-binding protein, with protein MNGTVNKVILIGYLGDEVKLHYFEGGNCIGRFQLATHEVYINKTTNEKITSTEWHNLVVRNKAAELCEKYLSKGDKIYVEGRIKSRQWQAEDGTTKHTTEIQVVEFTFLNTKKDSENNKTTPSEPQNTTLPINDLPF; from the coding sequence ATGAATGGAACAGTAAATAAAGTGATTCTTATCGGCTATCTTGGAGACGAAGTCAAGTTGCATTATTTTGAAGGAGGGAATTGTATTGGCCGATTTCAATTGGCAACACACGAAGTCTACATCAACAAAACCACCAACGAAAAAATTACGTCTACAGAATGGCATAATTTAGTGGTACGCAATAAAGCAGCCGAACTATGCGAAAAATACCTCTCTAAAGGAGATAAAATTTATGTAGAAGGCCGCATTAAATCCCGTCAATGGCAAGCCGAAGACGGCACAACCAAACACACTACCGAAATTCAAGTGGTTGAATTTACTTTTCTGAACACTAAAAAAGATTCCGAAAACAACAAAACAACTCCTTCAGAACCTCAGAATACTACTTTACCTATTAACGATTTACCTTTTTAG
- the gldD gene encoding gliding motility lipoprotein GldD, giving the protein MFKKIVLFTTFFTVLLAITSCKKEVLPKPSSYLRLDYPEANYAQFESQCPFTFEMNADAIIKGEKECGFTISYPKMKATIYLTYKPVNGDINKLLRDAQKLTYEHVIKADDILEQPFLNPRQKVFGMFYQVDGNAATNSQFYATDSTKHFVTGSVYFYAKPNFDSIMPAASYIKNDMQRLLETLKWK; this is encoded by the coding sequence ATGTTTAAAAAAATAGTTTTATTCACAACTTTTTTTACTGTTTTATTAGCCATAACAAGCTGTAAAAAAGAAGTGTTACCAAAACCTTCAAGTTATTTACGCCTTGACTATCCTGAAGCCAATTATGCGCAATTTGAAAGTCAATGCCCTTTTACTTTTGAGATGAATGCCGATGCCATTATTAAAGGTGAAAAAGAATGTGGATTCACCATCAGCTACCCAAAAATGAAAGCGACCATTTATTTGACCTACAAACCTGTCAATGGGGATATCAATAAATTATTGCGCGATGCTCAAAAATTAACCTATGAACACGTGATAAAAGCCGATGATATTTTAGAGCAACCCTTTCTAAATCCACGACAAAAAGTATTTGGAATGTTTTATCAGGTAGATGGAAACGCTGCGACTAATTCACAGTTTTATGCTACCGATAGCACCAAGCATTTTGTAACAGGTTCGGTTTATTTTTACGCCAAACCTAATTTTGATTCTATTATGCCCGCCGCCAGTTATATCAAAAACGATATGCAACGATTACTAGAAACTTTGAAATGGAAATAA
- a CDS encoding heavy-metal-associated domain-containing protein, whose product MKITKTILALALVSLVTVSCKKEAETKDVVAEKETAAPKKEVVIAPENVQTASFEIEGMTCAIGCAKTIEEELGALDGVQKATVDFDSKKATVVFDKTIQNQESLTKVVEATADGKTYKVVLPKS is encoded by the coding sequence ATGAAAATTACAAAAACAATATTGGCACTAGCTCTAGTTAGTCTTGTAACGGTATCCTGCAAAAAAGAAGCTGAAACAAAGGACGTTGTGGCTGAAAAAGAAACTGCAGCTCCTAAAAAAGAAGTAGTAATAGCTCCTGAGAATGTTCAAACGGCTAGTTTTGAAATTGAAGGAATGACTTGTGCAATAGGTTGTGCCAAAACCATTGAAGAAGAATTAGGTGCTTTAGACGGGGTGCAAAAAGCTACAGTAGATTTTGATTCTAAAAAAGCAACAGTCGTTTTTGATAAAACAATCCAAAATCAAGAAAGTTTGACTAAAGTAGTTGAAGCTACTGCTGACGGGAAAACCTATAAAGTAGTTTTACCAAAATCATAA